In Novosphingobium sp. P6W, a genomic segment contains:
- a CDS encoding SRPBCC family protein produces the protein MRKLFSFEGCVSPLVYALAAPVLLLSQNLVVALCYRWRGVALQVDAWFWLLPLRHLARMPGVTATQAATVFALAFVTAWGLAALSFRRANWSGRGHKLSLFAVFPVLQIVVVMLLGAMPRRHSEPEGGRGGAVDLADVLQGVLAGIAIIVTAVLISALTLGAYGWGLFVATPFVVGMTTGYIVNRRTPQTGARTMAHVLAAGALGGLALLMFALEGFMCIALVAPLGLAAAALGGAFGRAIALFGHHSNRPLMSVAILPALFALEASMPPAPPIDTVESIDIAAAPEAVWQAITSEAPIGLSPGLPALAGLAYPVRSSLEGEGVGATRRGVFSTGTAVERVTEWKPGRVLAFTVLSQPPAMKEMSPYRHLNTPHLTGYVVTGDTRYVLLPLRNGGTRLTLKAQTVLRIDPIAYWEPIARIAFHLNVRRVLNSAKIEAEGQRVE, from the coding sequence ATGCGCAAGCTCTTTTCCTTCGAGGGGTGTGTTTCACCGCTGGTCTATGCTTTGGCCGCGCCGGTGCTTTTGCTGTCGCAGAACCTCGTGGTGGCGCTCTGCTATCGCTGGCGAGGCGTGGCACTACAGGTCGATGCGTGGTTCTGGCTCCTGCCGCTACGCCATCTTGCACGAATGCCGGGAGTGACGGCCACGCAGGCCGCGACGGTATTCGCGCTGGCGTTCGTGACCGCCTGGGGCTTGGCGGCTCTTTCATTTCGCCGCGCGAACTGGTCCGGGCGCGGCCATAAGCTGAGCTTGTTTGCCGTCTTTCCGGTGCTCCAGATCGTCGTCGTCATGTTGCTAGGCGCAATGCCGCGCCGGCACAGTGAGCCGGAGGGGGGGCGAGGCGGCGCGGTGGATCTGGCCGATGTTCTGCAGGGCGTGCTAGCGGGCATAGCGATCATCGTCACCGCCGTGCTGATCTCGGCCTTGACGCTTGGCGCTTATGGCTGGGGCCTTTTTGTTGCGACGCCCTTCGTGGTCGGAATGACGACCGGCTATATCGTGAACCGGCGGACCCCGCAGACCGGGGCGCGGACCATGGCGCATGTTCTCGCAGCCGGGGCCTTGGGCGGGCTCGCCTTGCTCATGTTCGCGCTGGAGGGTTTCATGTGCATCGCCTTGGTCGCGCCGCTCGGTCTTGCCGCCGCCGCGCTCGGAGGCGCCTTCGGCCGGGCCATCGCCCTGTTCGGGCATCATAGCAACAGACCGCTGATGTCCGTCGCCATACTTCCGGCCTTGTTCGCGCTCGAAGCTAGCATGCCGCCCGCGCCCCCCATCGACACAGTCGAGAGCATCGACATCGCCGCTGCGCCGGAGGCGGTGTGGCAGGCGATCACCAGTGAGGCACCCATCGGCCTGTCACCCGGCCTCCCTGCACTTGCGGGGCTGGCCTACCCGGTCCGCAGCAGTCTCGAGGGCGAAGGCGTCGGCGCTACGCGCCGCGGCGTTTTTTCGACCGGGACCGCGGTGGAGCGCGTGACCGAATGGAAACCCGGCCGCGTGCTGGCGTTCACCGTCCTTTCGCAGCCCCCGGCGATGAAAGAGATGAGCCCCTATCGCCACCTCAACACCCCGCACCTGACCGGGTATGTCGTCACCGGTGACACGAGATACGTGCTTTTGCCCCTACGCAATGGCGGCACGAGGCTCACGCTGAAAGCGCAGACCGTGCTGCGCATCGATCCGATCGCCTATTGGGAGCCGATCGCCCGCATCGCGTTCCACTTAAACGTTCGCCGAGTACTCAACAGCGCCAAAATAGAGGCCGAGGGACAACGCGTTGAATGA
- a CDS encoding acyl-CoA desaturase, with translation MPDVFPSQPPSASLETTVNSLIEIAGCSPVEGKVRWDPVHSTWHGSMMVISLVLAPVFISWSALGVFLVLTGASLLLGHSIGFHRLMIHRSFACPLWLERALVWIGTLVGMSGPFWMIRTHDLRDWAQRQRECHDYLAHRRPMLIDAWWQLHCRLELANPPAFDLGRAGRDRFYRLLERTWMVQQVPVGIALYLAGGLPWVIWGMCVRVSVCVTGHWFVGHLAHRRGPQSWLVETAGVQAHDVPWAAIPTMGEAWHNNHHAFPGSARIGLYPGQSDWGYQVIAMLEKLGFVWDVVTPETMAPRKELRPAMSQDRPESRFSQAARA, from the coding sequence ATGCCCGACGTGTTCCCCAGCCAACCCCCATCCGCGTCGCTAGAAACGACGGTGAACAGCCTGATCGAAATCGCCGGCTGCAGTCCGGTCGAGGGCAAGGTTCGATGGGATCCAGTCCATTCGACCTGGCACGGGAGCATGATGGTGATCTCGCTCGTGCTGGCCCCTGTCTTCATCAGTTGGTCGGCCCTAGGCGTGTTCCTTGTGCTGACGGGCGCATCGCTGCTGCTGGGGCACAGCATCGGCTTCCATCGCCTTATGATCCATCGCAGTTTCGCGTGCCCGCTCTGGCTGGAGCGGGCTTTGGTGTGGATCGGCACGCTGGTCGGCATGAGTGGGCCGTTCTGGATGATCCGCACGCATGACCTGAGGGACTGGGCGCAGCGGCAGAGGGAATGTCACGACTATCTTGCGCACCGGCGTCCGATGCTGATCGACGCCTGGTGGCAACTCCATTGCCGTCTCGAACTGGCGAATCCTCCCGCGTTCGATCTCGGGCGGGCCGGGAGGGATCGCTTCTATCGCTTGCTGGAGCGGACCTGGATGGTGCAGCAGGTTCCGGTGGGCATAGCCCTGTATCTCGCAGGAGGTTTGCCTTGGGTGATATGGGGCATGTGCGTCCGGGTGAGCGTGTGCGTGACCGGCCACTGGTTCGTCGGCCACCTCGCGCATCGGCGCGGGCCGCAGTCGTGGCTCGTGGAAACCGCAGGCGTACAGGCTCACGACGTTCCCTGGGCTGCGATCCCGACCATGGGCGAGGCGTGGCACAACAATCACCATGCTTTCCCTGGGTCGGCGCGGATCGGCCTTTACCCGGGGCAAAGCGACTGGGGCTATCAAGTGATCGCGATGCTGGAGAAACTCGGGTTCGTCTGGGACGTGGTCACTCCCGAAACCATGGCGCCGCGCAAGGAACTGCGGCCGGCGATGTCGCAGGATCGGCCCGAAAGCCGGTTCTCCCAAGCGGCGAGGGCCTGA
- a CDS encoding metalloregulator ArsR/SmtB family transcription factor has translation MQKVFEALASTPRRKILAYLSHAELSAGDIASRFEMSKPAVSQHLAVLENAGLVSSEKRGQFVFYKLVPDNLLNTLNTYAQEVCPVSRPLKAESAKIAANKAIELDDVGKRDGQESDAN, from the coding sequence ATGCAGAAAGTGTTCGAAGCCCTGGCCTCCACCCCGCGGCGCAAAATCCTTGCGTACCTGAGCCATGCCGAACTCAGCGCCGGTGATATCGCCTCGCGCTTCGAGATGTCGAAGCCTGCAGTGTCCCAGCATCTGGCCGTGCTGGAGAATGCCGGACTGGTCAGCAGCGAAAAGCGGGGGCAGTTTGTGTTCTACAAGCTTGTCCCAGACAACCTGCTCAACACGCTCAACACTTATGCCCAGGAGGTGTGTCCGGTTTCTCGTCCGCTGAAGGCCGAGAGTGCCAAAATCGCTGCAAATAAGGCGATCGAACTTGACGACGTAGGAAAGCGCGACGGACAGGAATCCGATGCGAATTGA
- a CDS encoding TetR/AcrR family transcriptional regulator, translating to MPKVVDHRERRRELANATSALIAEEGVDAVTIRSIADRLEYSTGIVQHYFSSKRQLLLYTLRVEGALSQRRVEAAVVNDPGDLLGLLSALMPLDEARSKAWKVWLAYWATAALDADVALEQRRMFDTLRLRIRHVLRVHDAHPQLKPGIDPELVARRLLSICHGIGMEAVCHPDDWPQSMQHAAIVQEITDLTGLPTQNI from the coding sequence ATGCCCAAGGTCGTGGATCATCGCGAACGCCGCAGGGAGTTGGCAAACGCAACTTCCGCCCTGATCGCAGAAGAGGGCGTGGACGCGGTGACGATCCGCTCCATCGCCGACCGGCTTGAATACAGCACCGGCATCGTTCAGCATTACTTCTCGAGTAAGCGCCAGTTGCTACTATACACGCTACGGGTTGAAGGTGCGCTTTCGCAGCGCCGGGTCGAAGCGGCAGTGGTCAACGATCCCGGCGATCTGCTGGGCCTGCTAAGCGCATTGATGCCGCTCGACGAAGCGCGCTCCAAGGCTTGGAAGGTATGGCTGGCGTACTGGGCGACTGCCGCGCTCGACGCCGACGTGGCGCTCGAACAGCGCCGCATGTTTGATACGCTGCGGCTGCGTATAAGACATGTCCTGCGGGTCCACGATGCCCATCCGCAACTAAAGCCGGGCATCGATCCCGAACTCGTAGCGCGGCGCCTGTTGTCAATTTGCCACGGCATCGGGATGGAGGCGGTCTGCCATCCCGACGATTGGCCACAAAGCATGCAACATGCTGCAATCGTACAAGAAATCACCGATCTCACGGGCCTGCCAACCCAGAATATTTAA
- a CDS encoding class I adenylate-forming enzyme family protein, whose translation MNAVPAAPLSAAALCGRLARSHPREIALLEGERSCTFAELDARSDHLAAALLDAGIRPGERVAMLMHSGIALLEIYFAAAKARAIALPLNWRLAPAELGWIVTDAAPALLFLSAELTGLADGFECQVPRILVAQDTAQDDYESFLAGGRAALPQVAEDDTWIMLYTSGTTGRPKGCLLDQKGQVISAMASALQWRARPGDRVLMALPLFHVGGLGILFAHLVVGATVVIAPRHFSAIDALELLHTHKCTRSAIAPQLYLPLVEAQRMRQLPLCLQLLSMGGGMHPPEEIAAVRDALGADILLGYGQTECGNFVSYLSADEQMAHPRSCGRPMAHLDVMIADEKGAPVEPGGSGELLVRGASTLRGYWHQPEASAVTLQEGWVHTGDLFSVDEEGFLTLLGRLKELIKTGGENVYPKEVELALREHPAIADCSVFGVPHAHWGEAVKAAVVVQEGAALTAADVVAWCRQRIAGYKRPRYVEFLGALPRSDTGKLLMRELRERAVTQDQETA comes from the coding sequence ATGAACGCGGTCCCCGCCGCACCGCTTTCCGCCGCTGCCCTGTGCGGGCGTTTAGCGCGCAGCCACCCGCGCGAGATCGCCCTGCTGGAGGGCGAGCGCAGTTGCACGTTCGCCGAACTGGATGCCCGCTCGGACCATCTGGCCGCCGCCCTGCTCGATGCCGGTATCCGACCCGGCGAGCGCGTGGCGATGCTGATGCACAGCGGTATCGCGCTGCTGGAAATCTACTTCGCCGCTGCCAAGGCGCGGGCGATCGCCCTGCCGCTAAACTGGCGGCTTGCTCCGGCGGAACTAGGATGGATCGTCACGGACGCGGCCCCGGCGCTGCTGTTTCTTTCCGCTGAACTGACCGGGCTTGCCGATGGCTTCGAATGCCAGGTCCCGCGCATCTTGGTGGCGCAGGACACCGCGCAGGATGACTACGAAAGCTTCCTTGCCGGTGGCCGCGCCGCGTTGCCGCAGGTGGCGGAGGACGACACCTGGATCATGCTCTACACCAGCGGCACGACCGGGCGGCCCAAGGGCTGCCTGCTCGACCAGAAGGGGCAGGTCATCTCCGCCATGGCCTCGGCCCTGCAATGGCGCGCGCGGCCCGGCGACCGGGTGCTGATGGCGCTGCCGCTGTTCCATGTTGGCGGGCTGGGCATCCTGTTCGCGCATCTGGTGGTCGGGGCGACGGTAGTGATCGCGCCGCGCCATTTCTCTGCCATCGATGCGCTGGAATTGCTACACACCCACAAGTGTACCCGTTCGGCAATCGCGCCGCAGCTCTACCTCCCCCTGGTGGAGGCACAAAGGATGCGCCAGCTTCCCTTGTGCCTCCAGCTTTTGTCCATGGGCGGCGGCATGCACCCGCCAGAAGAGATCGCCGCAGTGCGCGATGCGCTGGGGGCCGACATTCTACTGGGCTACGGGCAAACCGAATGCGGCAACTTCGTAAGCTATCTCTCGGCGGACGAACAGATGGCGCACCCGCGTTCGTGCGGGCGTCCCATGGCGCATCTCGATGTGATGATCGCGGACGAAAAGGGCGCGCCTGTCGAACCCGGCGGCAGCGGGGAACTGCTGGTGCGTGGTGCTAGCACCCTGCGCGGCTACTGGCACCAGCCCGAGGCGAGCGCCGTCACTCTGCAGGAGGGCTGGGTTCATACCGGCGATCTGTTCTCGGTCGACGAAGAGGGTTTCCTGACGCTGCTGGGGCGTCTGAAGGAACTCATCAAGACCGGCGGCGAGAACGTCTATCCCAAGGAAGTCGAGCTGGCCCTGCGCGAACATCCCGCCATTGCCGACTGCAGCGTGTTCGGCGTCCCCCACGCCCATTGGGGCGAGGCGGTGAAGGCTGCCGTGGTCGTTCAGGAAGGCGCCGCCCTTACTGCCGCAGACGTGGTCGCTTGGTGCCGCCAGCGCATCGCTGGCTACAAACGGCCCCGGTATGTGGAATTTCTGGGCGCTTTACCGCGCAGCGACACCGGCAAGCTGCTCATGCGCGAGCTACGGGAGCGGGCGGTGACGCAGGATCAGGAAACCGCATAG
- a CDS encoding MaoC family dehydratase N-terminal domain-containing protein yields MTTKHKEYPKDESGLGLNFGTYEEALEWIGRSTEPTEGEFAVNVPMIRYYCSAIEDANASYWDADFAQDNWGGPVAPPGMLQTWTIPMQWKPEGRSTVSVMAAKVPLPGDKPINVTTDFEFFEPVREGDRLTMTDRLVAISEEKTTRVGTGHFITSITEYRNQAGSLLARSTNTLFRYKSED; encoded by the coding sequence ATGACGACCAAGCACAAGGAATATCCGAAGGACGAAAGTGGATTGGGGCTGAACTTCGGCACTTACGAAGAGGCGCTGGAGTGGATTGGCCGTTCCACCGAGCCCACCGAAGGCGAGTTCGCGGTGAACGTGCCGATGATCCGCTACTACTGCTCGGCCATAGAGGATGCGAACGCCAGCTACTGGGACGCCGATTTTGCTCAGGACAACTGGGGCGGGCCGGTGGCCCCTCCGGGCATGCTGCAGACCTGGACCATCCCGATGCAGTGGAAGCCGGAAGGCCGCAGTACCGTATCGGTCATGGCCGCCAAAGTTCCGCTGCCGGGCGACAAGCCGATCAACGTCACCACCGACTTCGAGTTCTTCGAACCGGTGCGCGAGGGCGACCGGCTGACGATGACCGACCGGCTCGTCGCGATTTCGGAAGAGAAGACTACCCGCGTCGGTACCGGGCACTTCATCACGTCCATCACCGAATACCGCAATCAGGCCGGATCCCTGCTGGCGCGCAGCACCAACACCCTGTTTCGTTACAAAAGCGAGGACTGA
- a CDS encoding TonB-dependent receptor — protein MIANKVSLCALACVLAWPATSHAQEQSGADGSEPATPLPQEAAETNTRATASLQDIVVTARRRSEPLQRTPVAVSAITSQDIEAKQAITIVDVGKSIPNVRIDALGSQGRAGMLSIRGVNYARPDMTGDPSVAFYVDGLYQTRSTLNVMDLFDVESIEVLRGPQGTLFGRNAFAGAVNIQSKRPDLVTAHYDGEVRIGNYGRHEVRAAVSVPLVADKLAVRMSGFYGKSHGFYRLLNKDNAHFGGDDNMTGKATVLWTPDESWNVFLKYEHVRDRSDPTPNKNNSLPTQLLGNIPGDPPNIDIGGRYDVNFNLPDGQKSFVDMDVVVLNATKQTSFGSINLISGYQNISDGLITDPGSGKIAYLNSYFRTDVKAYSQEARATIELSRALQLMTGIYYQRDEVDYGAITYSEYAPLAAANAQVDTKQNRDSWAVFAELEVRPTDSLRVNLAGRQMWEDKDFFFVRRLRSATMDFAEFLPKPATYNRVDASWSNFSPKISVDWRPAEDVMLYASWTKGFKSGGFASISTTLANAGPYDPEKIETYEVGFKSFLFNRKLKFNLTGFWNNIDDLQRQVNFTENGVNNNLVFNAASAVTRGFEAEIEARPVPELRLRGAAGFTDAYYKSFCAAFGLPGTACNDGGNNGAGTPGAVDNSALKLYNAPRWQFSGGASYRIDLGSPGSVTLNSDVSYTAALYTTDNNLRSRRGPMTLVDGSIQWTSADDRFYASAYVQNVFNKIGLQQQISAGNTLTVLNYTPPRRYGASLGFRF, from the coding sequence ATGATCGCGAACAAGGTATCGCTGTGCGCGCTCGCGTGCGTGCTGGCCTGGCCGGCTACGAGCCATGCACAAGAGCAGTCTGGGGCAGACGGCAGCGAACCGGCAACGCCACTTCCGCAAGAGGCAGCCGAGACTAACACACGGGCAACCGCCAGCCTGCAGGATATCGTTGTAACTGCGCGGCGCCGTTCGGAACCTCTGCAGCGAACCCCGGTAGCGGTATCGGCGATCACGTCTCAGGATATCGAGGCCAAGCAGGCGATCACCATCGTCGATGTCGGCAAGTCCATCCCCAACGTGCGCATCGACGCGCTCGGATCGCAGGGCCGCGCCGGCATGCTTTCAATCCGCGGCGTGAACTATGCCCGCCCCGACATGACCGGCGACCCTTCGGTCGCCTTCTACGTCGATGGCCTTTACCAGACCCGTTCCACACTTAACGTGATGGACCTGTTCGACGTCGAATCCATCGAAGTGCTGCGCGGGCCGCAAGGCACGCTGTTTGGGCGCAATGCCTTTGCAGGTGCGGTCAACATCCAGTCCAAGCGCCCCGACCTCGTCACCGCGCATTACGATGGCGAAGTGCGCATTGGCAATTACGGGCGCCACGAAGTGCGCGCCGCCGTCAGCGTGCCGCTGGTGGCAGACAAGCTGGCGGTGCGCATGTCCGGTTTCTACGGCAAGTCGCACGGCTTCTACAGGCTGTTGAACAAGGACAACGCGCACTTCGGCGGCGATGACAACATGACCGGCAAGGCCACCGTCTTGTGGACCCCGGACGAAAGCTGGAACGTCTTCCTCAAGTACGAACACGTCCGCGATCGCAGTGATCCCACCCCCAACAAGAACAATTCCCTGCCCACCCAGCTGTTGGGCAACATTCCCGGCGATCCGCCGAACATCGATATTGGCGGACGCTACGACGTGAACTTCAACCTGCCGGACGGGCAGAAGAGCTTCGTCGACATGGACGTGGTGGTACTTAACGCGACCAAGCAGACCAGCTTCGGATCGATCAACCTGATCAGCGGCTACCAGAACATCAGCGACGGCCTGATCACCGATCCCGGCAGCGGCAAGATCGCCTATCTCAACAGCTATTTCCGCACCGATGTGAAGGCTTACAGCCAGGAAGCGCGCGCCACCATCGAACTCAGCCGCGCGCTGCAACTGATGACGGGCATCTACTACCAACGCGACGAGGTGGACTACGGCGCGATCACCTATTCCGAATATGCACCGCTGGCCGCCGCCAACGCGCAAGTCGACACCAAGCAGAACCGCGACAGCTGGGCCGTCTTCGCCGAACTGGAAGTGCGCCCGACGGACAGCCTGCGCGTCAATCTGGCGGGCCGTCAGATGTGGGAGGACAAGGACTTCTTTTTCGTGCGCCGCCTGCGCTCGGCGACGATGGACTTTGCCGAATTCCTGCCCAAACCCGCCACCTACAATCGCGTCGATGCAAGCTGGAGCAACTTTTCGCCGAAGATCTCGGTAGACTGGCGCCCGGCGGAAGATGTGATGCTGTATGCCTCGTGGACCAAGGGTTTCAAATCGGGCGGCTTCGCCAGCATCTCCACTACGCTGGCCAATGCCGGCCCGTATGATCCGGAAAAGATTGAGACCTACGAAGTCGGCTTCAAGTCGTTTCTCTTCAACCGCAAGCTGAAGTTCAATCTCACCGGCTTTTGGAACAATATCGATGACCTGCAGCGGCAGGTGAACTTCACCGAAAACGGGGTGAACAACAATCTGGTATTCAACGCCGCATCGGCAGTCACCCGCGGCTTCGAGGCCGAGATCGAGGCCCGGCCTGTACCTGAACTGCGCCTGCGCGGCGCGGCGGGCTTCACGGATGCCTATTACAAAAGCTTCTGCGCCGCCTTTGGCCTGCCCGGAACCGCCTGTAACGATGGCGGCAACAACGGCGCAGGCACGCCCGGCGCGGTCGATAACAGCGCCCTCAAGCTCTACAATGCGCCCAGATGGCAGTTCTCGGGCGGGGCCAGCTACCGCATTGACCTGGGCAGCCCTGGCAGCGTCACGCTTAATTCCGACGTCAGCTATACGGCGGCGCTCTATACCACGGACAACAACCTGCGCAGCCGCCGCGGGCCGATGACGCTGGTGGACGGCAGCATCCAGTGGACATCTGCGGACGATCGCTTCTACGCCAGCGCCTACGTCCAGAACGTCTTCAACAAGATCGGGCTGCAGCAGCAGATTAGCGCGGGCAACACTCTCACCGTGCTCAACTACACACCGCCGCGTCGGTACGGCGCCTCTCTGGGGTTCAGGTTCTGA
- a CDS encoding MFS transporter: MPNGGKGTAKAHATLAILFCISLVSYLDRQLIALLAPDIQRDLRLEDWQIGFVSGTSFALLYVFMSVPLAYLADRRNRVRLLAACLTAWSVMTGLCGAAQGFGQLSLARVGVAVGEAGGYPASLSMIGDLYPAERRATVTAIYFAAVPAGTLFSLYLGGMLVEAVGWRLTFTAAAAPGLVLALVLLALVREPLRGAMEPGGAAPAPMARSAAHAFAMIGQTLRTLLRDPVYRWIAVASALGSVELFAIVVWSPSYAIRAFALDKAEVGRGLGLATAFISAAVMIAGGALADRLTARTPAAPLVLAAVAQVLCIALLIAALNATNFTQFCILSALAYGASTSVGPMTIAVTQSRITPSIRATGASALVMISTLAGYGLGPALIGAMSDLAQGDPATRLRTALTGGLAFTAVAAVVLAHAARRCARPHG, encoded by the coding sequence ATGCCCAACGGTGGCAAGGGGACCGCCAAGGCCCATGCGACGCTGGCGATCCTGTTCTGCATTTCGCTCGTCAGCTATCTCGACCGGCAGCTGATCGCGCTGCTGGCCCCGGATATCCAGCGCGACCTAAGGCTGGAGGACTGGCAGATCGGCTTCGTGTCTGGAACCAGCTTCGCGCTGCTCTATGTGTTCATGAGTGTGCCGCTGGCCTATCTTGCCGATCGCCGCAACCGCGTGCGCCTGCTTGCTGCATGCCTGACCGCGTGGAGCGTGATGACCGGGCTTTGCGGCGCCGCGCAGGGTTTCGGGCAGCTTTCGCTGGCGCGCGTGGGCGTGGCCGTGGGCGAGGCGGGGGGCTATCCCGCTTCTCTGTCGATGATTGGCGATCTCTACCCGGCAGAGCGCCGCGCGACAGTGACCGCGATTTACTTTGCAGCGGTGCCGGCCGGAACGCTGTTTTCCCTGTACCTTGGCGGCATGCTGGTCGAGGCGGTGGGATGGCGCCTGACCTTCACTGCCGCTGCCGCGCCCGGCCTCGTGCTGGCGCTGGTTCTGCTGGCGCTGGTGCGCGAACCTTTGCGCGGCGCGATGGAGCCGGGCGGTGCGGCCCCGGCACCGATGGCGCGCTCTGCCGCGCATGCCTTTGCGATGATCGGGCAGACCTTGCGCACCTTGCTGCGCGATCCGGTCTATCGCTGGATCGCGGTGGCTTCGGCGCTAGGCAGCGTGGAACTGTTCGCCATCGTCGTGTGGTCTCCCAGCTATGCGATCCGTGCCTTCGCGCTCGACAAAGCGGAAGTGGGGCGCGGGCTGGGGCTGGCCACAGCGTTTATCTCTGCCGCTGTGATGATTGCCGGGGGGGCGCTGGCGGACCGCCTGACTGCCCGCACACCGGCGGCGCCGCTCGTCCTTGCGGCGGTGGCGCAGGTGCTGTGCATCGCGCTGCTGATCGCGGCGCTGAATGCAACGAATTTCACGCAATTCTGCATCCTGAGCGCGCTGGCCTACGGCGCGTCTACCAGCGTCGGGCCGATGACCATCGCCGTCACGCAATCGCGTATCACCCCATCGATCCGGGCGACCGGGGCTTCGGCGCTGGTGATGATTTCCACGCTGGCCGGATATGGCCTTGGCCCCGCGCTGATCGGCGCCATGAGCGATCTGGCGCAGGGCGATCCCGCTACACGCCTGCGCACCGCGCTGACCGGCGGGCTGGCATTTACGGCCGTGGCCGCCGTCGTTCTGGCCCATGCCGCGCGCCGCTGCGCCCGTCCGCATGGCTGA
- a CDS encoding acetyl-CoA acetyltransferase — MTAFDPATLIPVLIGIGEVLDRPEIDIEGMDAITLMLAALQAAEADVGAPVLGMLDWLGVEDEISFPEPAPQESLAARLPERPARLVKTFEASGDGPIQLINDAANLIGAGEIALAACVGAEALRTAAKRAQADIAAGREPPKTSVAQVAADNALPLAKKYGLLTPIDVYPLYENAARAAWGQTVAEGQTESGTIWEGFSRVAAANPCAWIRREITAAEIIEPTAENRMVSFPYTKLMVANASVNMGAAVIVASLAKARELGVPEDRLVYIGAGAAAHEGEDFLLRASYSRSPSIEATVEAALDRNGVTPGDIDHLELYSCFPIVPKLARRVLEWPLEKPATVYGGLTFGGGPIGNCMMHAAARMTAALRESGAFGLIVANGGYATHSHSIVLARQPLPEGTIPQDYDVQAAADARRGNSPQLLAEYEGTGTIETFTIPCDRKGVPLHATIIARTPGGERFIARVPGSDVAGLEALMRDNARPVGSVGTARCSEDGSIIWSTDPS, encoded by the coding sequence GTGACCGCGTTCGATCCCGCCACCCTCATTCCCGTTCTCATCGGCATTGGCGAGGTTCTCGACCGGCCCGAAATCGACATTGAAGGCATGGACGCGATTACGCTTATGTTGGCCGCGCTGCAGGCAGCCGAGGCCGACGTCGGCGCGCCGGTCCTCGGCATGCTCGACTGGCTGGGGGTGGAAGACGAGATTTCCTTTCCCGAACCCGCGCCGCAGGAAAGCCTTGCTGCGCGCCTCCCTGAAAGACCGGCTCGTCTGGTCAAGACTTTCGAGGCCAGCGGTGACGGACCGATCCAGCTCATCAACGATGCTGCGAACCTGATCGGCGCAGGCGAGATCGCGCTGGCGGCCTGCGTCGGCGCCGAAGCGCTGCGCACGGCGGCAAAACGAGCACAGGCCGACATCGCCGCTGGGCGCGAGCCGCCCAAGACCTCGGTTGCGCAAGTCGCGGCGGACAATGCCCTGCCGCTCGCGAAGAAGTACGGCCTGCTGACCCCGATCGACGTCTATCCGCTTTATGAGAATGCCGCACGCGCCGCCTGGGGGCAGACCGTTGCTGAAGGGCAGACGGAAAGTGGCACGATCTGGGAGGGTTTCTCCCGCGTTGCTGCCGCCAATCCCTGCGCCTGGATCAGACGGGAGATCACTGCGGCAGAGATCATCGAACCGACGGCGGAAAACCGAATGGTCAGTTTCCCTTATACTAAGCTGATGGTCGCGAACGCCTCAGTGAATATGGGCGCAGCGGTGATCGTCGCCAGCCTCGCCAAGGCCCGGGAACTGGGCGTTCCCGAGGACCGGCTCGTTTACATCGGTGCCGGCGCGGCTGCGCATGAAGGGGAGGACTTCCTGCTGCGCGCATCATACTCCCGCTCGCCCAGCATCGAGGCGACGGTCGAGGCGGCATTGGACCGCAACGGCGTGACGCCGGGCGATATAGACCATCTGGAGCTCTATTCGTGTTTCCCGATCGTGCCCAAATTGGCTCGACGGGTGCTTGAGTGGCCATTGGAAAAGCCCGCCACGGTTTATGGTGGGCTGACTTTCGGTGGTGGCCCGATCGGCAACTGCATGATGCATGCCGCCGCTCGCATGACTGCGGCGCTGCGGGAAAGCGGAGCGTTTGGCCTGATAGTCGCCAATGGCGGCTATGCCACACACAGCCACTCGATCGTTCTGGCGCGTCAGCCGCTGCCCGAAGGCACGATCCCGCAGGACTACGACGTACAGGCGGCCGCCGATGCCCGGCGAGGCAATTCTCCACAGCTTCTGGCCGAGTACGAAGGCACGGGAACCATCGAGACGTTCACCATTCCCTGCGACCGGAAGGGGGTTCCATTGCATGCCACGATCATCGCACGCACGCCCGGCGGGGAGCGTTTCATTGCCCGCGTGCCGGGAAGCGATGTCGCGGGATTGGAGGCTCTGATGAGGGACAACGCCCGCCCCGTCGGATCCGTGGGAACAGCTCGATGTAGCGAGGACGGAAGCATCATCTGGTCGACGGATCCTTCTTGA